A single window of Eucalyptus grandis isolate ANBG69807.140 chromosome 1, ASM1654582v1, whole genome shotgun sequence DNA harbors:
- the LOC104456966 gene encoding trans-resveratrol di-O-methyltransferase → MDRAYNAETNESESETFRAHAHVWRHAFNFISSMSLKCAIELGVPDALHRRGHPATLPELATALSVPTSKTTVLGRLVAVLVHMGFLSRQKAAPESNGMSEHEADELGFEYSLTPASCAIVKGQPLDLSPIVLLTLDPIFVDPFHCMSEWLKSDSETGSPSLRTPLHMKHGKSMWEIKAQDKKFNQRMNRAMASDGPVMARLIMDKCGGRLFEGLRTAIDVGGGTGGLARELAEAFPEMEWTVLDLPRVVAGLERTRNLKYVGGDMFEAVPPADAVLLKWVLHDWSDEESVKILKRCKEAITSNSERGKAIIVEAVIGDGPEEGETMKLFYDMIMMVGTTGKERNEKEWAKLLREAGFIDYKITPLAGFRSLIEAYT, encoded by the exons ATGGACAGGGCTTACAACGCAGAGACGaacgagagcgagagcgagaccTTCCGAGCCCACGCTCACGTATGGCGCCACGCTTTCAACTTCATCTCCTCCATGTCCCTCAAATGCGCCATCGAGCTCGGCGTCCCCGACGCCCTCCACCGCCGTGGCCATCCTGCGACCCTCCCTGAGCTTGCCACGGCACTGTCGGTCCCCACCTCCAAGACTACCGTCCTCGGCCGCCTCGTGGCCGTCCTCGTCCACATGGGCTTCCTCTCCCGCCAAAAGGCCGCCCCCGAAAGCAATGGAATGTCGGAACACGAGGCCGACGAGCTAGGTTTTGAGTATTCGCTAACTCCGGCTTCATGTGCGATTGTGAAGGGCCAACCCTTGGACTTGTCGCCGATTGTACTGCTCACACTCGACCCGATATTCGTCGACCCATTTCACTGCATGAGCGAGTGGCTCAAGAGCGACAGCGAGACTGGCTCGCCCTCGCTGCGGACGCCCTTACACATGAAGCACGGGAAGAGCATGTGGGAGATCAAGGCTCAAGACAAGAAGTTCAACCAGCGCATGAACAGGGCGATGGCGAGCGACGGGCCAGTGATGGCGAGGTTGATAATGGACAAGTGTGGGGGGCGGCTTTTTGAGGGGCTGAGGACGGCAATCGATGTTGGGGGAGGGACCGGAGGGTTGGCGAGGGAGCTGGCGGAGGCGTTCCCAGAGATGGAGTGGACGGTGCTCGATCTGCCGCGGGTGGTGGCCGGCTTGGAAAGGACGAGGAATTTAAAGTACGTGGGTGGCGACATGTTTGAGGCTGTTCCTCCGGCGGACGCTGTTTTGCTCAAG TGGGTATTACACGATTGGAGCGACGAAGAGAGCGTAAAAATACTAAAGCGGTGTAAAGAAGCAATCACGAGCAATAGCGAGAGAGGGAAAGCGATAATCGTAGAAGCAGTGATTGGAGATGGGCCGGAGGAAGGTGAGACGATGAAGCTCTTCTATGACATGATTATGATGGTGGGTACGACGGGCAAAGAGAGGAACGAGAAAGAGTGGGCAAAACTCCTTCGTGAAGCTGGTTTTATTGACTATAAGATTACTCCCTTGGCGGGTTTTAGATCTCTCATTGAGGCTTACACTTGA